The Bradyrhizobium sp. WBAH42 genome includes a window with the following:
- a CDS encoding DNA-3-methyladenine glycosylase, producing the protein MTIHLETQSDLEEAVHALIKRDPRLKSVLEIAGMPALRRREPGFTGLAHIVCGQQLSTASAAAIWGRLSAAFDPFDHEAVRRARTDRLGRLGLSAAKIKTLKHLAREIAAQRLNLDVLAEEDADAAHHTLIALPGIGPWTADVYLLFCLGHGDAWPAGDLAVQEGIRIGLGLKARPTEKQMAPIAEPWRPLRGAAAHLWWSYYRAVKRREGVLAGSG; encoded by the coding sequence ATGACCATCCACCTCGAAACCCAGTCCGATCTCGAAGAGGCCGTTCACGCGCTGATCAAGCGCGATCCGCGTCTCAAATCCGTGCTCGAGATCGCGGGCATGCCGGCATTGCGGCGGCGCGAGCCGGGTTTTACGGGGCTCGCCCACATCGTCTGCGGGCAACAGCTCTCCACCGCGAGTGCCGCGGCGATCTGGGGACGGCTGTCGGCGGCGTTCGATCCGTTCGATCATGAGGCAGTGCGCCGCGCCCGCACCGACCGGCTGGGACGGCTCGGCCTCTCTGCCGCCAAGATCAAGACGCTCAAGCATCTCGCCCGCGAGATCGCCGCGCAACGGCTGAACCTCGACGTGCTCGCGGAGGAGGATGCCGACGCGGCGCACCACACCCTGATCGCGCTGCCCGGCATCGGCCCCTGGACGGCCGACGTCTACCTCTTGTTCTGCCTCGGCCACGGCGATGCCTGGCCGGCCGGCGACCTCGCCGTGCAGGAAGGCATCCGCATCGGGCTCGGCCTCAAGGCGCGGCCGACGGAGAAGCAGATGGCGCCGATCGCCGAGCCCTGGCGTCCGCTGCGCGGTGCTGCGGCGCATCTGTGGTGGAGCTATTACCGCGCGGTGAAGAGGCGCGAGGGCGTGCTCGCGGGATCGGGCTAA
- the gluQRS gene encoding tRNA glutamyl-Q(34) synthetase GluQRS: MPPVFRFAPSPNGFLHLGHAYSALLNFDRARQTGGRLLLRIEDIDATRCRPDYETAIYEDLAWLGIAWETPVRRQSEHLAEYRAALEKLSALGLVYPAFESRAEIATLVAAREVDGPWPRDPDGAPLYPGDAKSLSADERSQLIASGAPYALRLDMAAACRRVAGLSWNELGEGPDGERGIVPARPEAWGDVILARKETPTSYHLSVVVDDALQSVSEIVRGQDLFHATAVHRLLQVLLGLPEPAYRHHRLIRDEAGRKLSKSGRSTGLRELRAAGLTPAAIRQLVGLG, from the coding sequence ATGCCACCCGTTTTCCGATTCGCCCCGAGCCCGAACGGCTTCCTGCATCTCGGCCACGCCTATTCCGCGCTGCTCAACTTCGATCGCGCGCGACAGACGGGCGGTCGGTTGTTGCTGCGGATCGAGGACATCGACGCGACGCGCTGCCGGCCGGACTATGAGACGGCGATCTACGAGGATCTCGCCTGGCTCGGAATTGCCTGGGAGACACCGGTGCGGCGGCAGTCCGAACATCTCGCCGAATATCGCGCCGCGCTGGAAAAGCTCTCGGCGCTCGGTCTCGTCTATCCCGCCTTCGAAAGCCGGGCCGAGATCGCAACGCTGGTGGCGGCGCGCGAGGTCGACGGGCCGTGGCCGCGCGATCCCGACGGCGCGCCGCTTTATCCGGGCGACGCCAAATCACTCTCGGCCGACGAGCGCTCGCAGCTGATCGCCTCGGGCGCGCCCTATGCGCTGCGGCTCGACATGGCGGCCGCTTGCCGCCGCGTCGCCGGTCTGAGCTGGAACGAACTCGGCGAGGGGCCGGATGGCGAGCGCGGCATCGTCCCGGCGCGGCCGGAGGCCTGGGGCGACGTCATCCTGGCCCGCAAGGAGACGCCGACCAGCTACCATCTCTCGGTTGTCGTCGACGACGCGCTCCAGAGCGTCAGCGAGATCGTGCGGGGGCAGGACCTGTTTCACGCCACCGCGGTGCACCGCCTGCTCCAGGTCCTGCTCGGCCTGCCCGAGCCGGCCTATCGCCATCACCGGCTGATTCGCGATGAGGCGGGTCGGAAGCTGTCGAAATCGGGTCGCTCGACCGGGCTGCGCGAATTGCGCGCGGCCGGCCTCACGCCTGCCGCGATCCGCCAGCTGGTGGGATTAGGTTAA
- a CDS encoding ATP-binding protein, translating into MAAKTRPVRTTRTSRRRPLRKRAGPARRVRKRGTKAVAPDVVQAALAAFAHEVRTPLTGILAISDLLATSDLGERERRWADTIKAGAEHLASLATLFVDAAKTGKGGSTPRQDLFDLKTLARTAGDSLAGRAAAKGLQAKVAIADKIPALVVGDSVRLRAALENLIDNAVKFTDQGGVALAVEPWRPAKGKAKGKGRVGVAFAVSDSGIGLTMAEIKRLFRPFTQANVTIASRFGGAGLGLSSVKQLARAMGGDITVAPRRGGGATFTLTVSLDAAGPGKTRKAKDGSEPEAVAALRVLSVEDNPFGRVVLNTILTELGHHAEFIGRGEDAVKRLEQGAFDAVLMDMVLPGIDGIEAIRRIRKLPTPLAQIPIIGVSGRGEDEAASREAGADAFLVKPVSPRALATALLEATRREEAAT; encoded by the coding sequence ATGGCGGCGAAGACGCGTCCAGTGCGCACCACCCGGACATCCAGGCGGCGGCCGCTTCGGAAGCGGGCCGGGCCGGCCCGCCGGGTGCGCAAGCGCGGCACCAAGGCGGTTGCGCCGGATGTCGTCCAGGCGGCGCTGGCCGCTTTTGCCCATGAGGTCCGCACCCCCCTGACCGGCATTCTCGCGATCAGCGACCTGCTCGCGACCTCCGATCTCGGCGAGCGGGAGCGGCGCTGGGCCGACACCATCAAGGCCGGCGCGGAGCATCTGGCGAGCCTCGCCACGCTGTTCGTGGATGCTGCCAAAACGGGGAAGGGCGGCAGCACGCCGCGGCAGGACCTGTTCGATCTCAAGACGCTCGCCCGCACCGCCGGCGATTCGCTGGCCGGCCGCGCCGCGGCCAAAGGTCTCCAGGCCAAGGTCGCGATCGCCGACAAGATCCCCGCGCTCGTGGTCGGTGATTCCGTCCGGCTGCGCGCTGCGCTCGAGAACCTGATCGACAACGCCGTGAAATTCACCGACCAGGGCGGCGTGGCGCTCGCGGTCGAGCCTTGGCGTCCCGCCAAAGGCAAAGCAAAGGGCAAAGGCAGGGTCGGCGTCGCCTTTGCGGTGTCCGACAGCGGCATCGGCCTGACCATGGCCGAGATCAAGCGGCTGTTCCGCCCCTTCACCCAGGCCAATGTCACCATTGCCTCACGCTTCGGCGGTGCCGGCTTGGGCCTCTCCTCGGTCAAGCAATTGGCGCGGGCGATGGGCGGCGACATCACCGTCGCGCCGCGCCGCGGTGGCGGCGCCACCTTCACATTGACGGTGTCGCTGGACGCGGCGGGACCGGGCAAGACCCGCAAGGCAAAGGATGGCAGCGAGCCGGAGGCGGTCGCTGCGCTCCGCGTGCTCAGCGTCGAGGACAACCCGTTCGGCCGCGTCGTGCTCAACACCATCCTGACCGAGCTCGGCCATCATGCCGAGTTCATCGGGCGCGGCGAGGACGCCGTGAAGCGGCTGGAGCAGGGCGCGTTCGACGCGGTCCTGATGGACATGGTGCTGCCGGGCATCGACGGCATCGAGGCCATCCGGCGGATCCGAAAGCTGCCGACACCGCTGGCTCAGATCCCGATCATCGGCGTGTCCGGCCGCGGCGAGGACGAGGCCGCCTCGCGCGAAGCCGGGGCCGACGCCTTCCTGGTCAAGCCTGTGTCTCCGCGGGCGCTAGCGACTGCGCTGCTTGAAGCGACACGCCGTGAGGAAGCCGCGACTTGA
- a CDS encoding YihY/virulence factor BrkB family protein has protein sequence MKAVRYIYCVLEDAFYTFLADDGWAIASHIALSTLMALFPFLIVLTSLAGFFGSKELADQAASLMLQIWPKQVADSISGEVHDVLTTTRTGILTIGAALSVYFASNGVEALRVALNRAYAVVEMRSWYWLRLESIVYTLIAAFTALAMAFLIVLGPLIIEAARRHIPLFVESNESILTWLRYGITISALVVALIILHVWLPAGRRSFFQILPGIVFTIVASLISGIVFGQYLARFANNYVTMYAGLASVIIALVFLYFIAAIFVYGGELNAAIIKSRLPHGVSLQAAQSLAPAETQA, from the coding sequence GTGAAAGCGGTCCGCTACATCTACTGCGTGCTGGAGGACGCGTTCTATACGTTCCTGGCCGACGACGGCTGGGCGATCGCAAGCCACATCGCGCTGTCGACGCTGATGGCGCTGTTCCCGTTCCTGATCGTGCTGACCTCGCTCGCCGGCTTTTTCGGCTCCAAGGAACTTGCCGACCAAGCCGCCAGCCTGATGCTCCAGATCTGGCCCAAGCAGGTCGCCGATTCGATCTCGGGCGAGGTTCATGACGTGCTGACCACCACCCGCACCGGCATTCTGACCATCGGCGCGGCGCTGTCGGTCTATTTCGCCTCCAACGGCGTCGAGGCGCTCCGGGTGGCGCTCAACCGTGCCTATGCCGTGGTGGAGATGCGGAGCTGGTATTGGCTGCGGCTCGAATCCATCGTCTATACGCTGATCGCAGCTTTCACCGCGCTCGCCATGGCGTTCCTGATCGTGCTCGGTCCGCTGATCATCGAGGCCGCGCGGCGCCACATTCCATTGTTCGTGGAATCCAACGAAAGCATTCTCACCTGGCTGCGCTACGGCATCACCATCAGTGCGCTGGTGGTGGCCCTCATCATCTTGCATGTCTGGCTGCCGGCGGGGCGGCGCAGCTTCTTCCAGATTCTGCCCGGCATCGTCTTCACCATCGTGGCGTCGCTGATATCAGGCATCGTGTTCGGACAATATCTGGCGCGCTTCGCCAACAATTACGTGACGATGTATGCGGGGCTCGCCTCGGTGATCATCGCGCTGGTGTTTCTGTACTTCATCGCCGCGATCTTCGTTTACGGCGGCGAGTTGAACGCCGCGATCATCAAGTCGCGGCTTCCTCACGGCGTGTCGCTTCAAGCAGCGCAGTCGCTAGCGCCCGCGGAGACACAGGCTTGA
- a CDS encoding twin transmembrane helix small protein gives MASLLSTFILPAAAGAVALVLLLGLINMMRGGSPNTSQKLMRWRVLLQFVAIIIAMLAVWAMGR, from the coding sequence ATGGCATCTCTCCTGAGTACTTTCATCCTGCCGGCGGCCGCCGGCGCCGTGGCGCTGGTGCTGCTGCTCGGGCTCATCAACATGATGCGCGGCGGCTCGCCCAACACCTCGCAGAAGCTGATGCGCTGGCGCGTGCTGCTTCAGTTCGTGGCGATCATCATCGCGATGCTCGCGGTCTGGGCGATGGGGCGTTGA
- a CDS encoding cob(I)yrinic acid a,c-diamide adenosyltransferase yields the protein MVVLNRIYTKTGDDGTTALGTGERRPKCDLRIEAYGTVDETNAAIGVVRVHTGEMPELDAMLGRIQNDLFDLGADLAVPEREGKAERLRVVASQVERLERDIDTLNDKLAPLTSFVLPGGTPAAAHLHVARTICRRAERLIVELAAQPGEPVSAAGIQYMNRLSDFLFVASRAVNGNGAGDVLWVPGQNR from the coding sequence ATGGTGGTGCTGAACCGCATCTACACGAAGACCGGTGACGACGGCACGACGGCGCTCGGAACCGGCGAGCGGCGTCCGAAATGCGATCTGCGCATCGAGGCCTATGGCACCGTCGACGAGACCAATGCCGCGATCGGCGTGGTCAGGGTCCACACCGGGGAGATGCCCGAGCTCGACGCGATGCTCGGCCGCATCCAGAACGATCTGTTCGATCTTGGTGCCGATCTCGCGGTGCCGGAGCGGGAAGGCAAGGCGGAGCGGCTGCGGGTGGTGGCGAGCCAGGTCGAGCGGCTCGAGCGCGACATCGATACGCTCAACGACAAGCTTGCCCCGCTGACCTCCTTCGTGCTTCCCGGCGGCACGCCGGCTGCGGCCCATCTGCATGTGGCGCGCACGATATGCCGCAGGGCGGAACGCCTGATCGTGGAACTGGCGGCCCAGCCGGGCGAGCCGGTCAGCGCGGCTGGCATCCAATATATGAACCGTCTGTCGGACTTTCTGTTCGTGGCCAGCCGGGCCGTGAACGGCAATGGTGCCGGCGACGTGCTCTGGGTTCCCGGCCAGAACCGCTGA
- a CDS encoding electron transfer flavoprotein subunit beta/FixA family protein: MKVLVPVKRVVDYNVKVRVKGDGSGVELANVKMSMNPFDEIAVEEALRLKEAGKATEVVVVSIGPAQASETIRTGLAMGADRGILVKAEGTVEPLAVAKILKKVAEEEQPGLIILGKQAIDDDSNQTGQMLAALLGWSQATFASKLEVEGSDFTVTREVDGGLQTVKLKGPAIVTTDLRLNEPRYASLPNIMKAKKKPIAEKTVADYGVDIAARLEVLKTAEPAGRKAGVKVKDVAELVSKLKNEAGVL; the protein is encoded by the coding sequence ATGAAGGTCTTAGTGCCGGTAAAGCGGGTGGTCGATTACAACGTCAAGGTCCGCGTCAAGGGCGATGGATCGGGCGTTGAACTCGCCAACGTCAAGATGTCCATGAACCCCTTCGACGAAATCGCGGTCGAGGAAGCGCTGCGCCTGAAGGAAGCCGGCAAGGCCACCGAGGTCGTGGTGGTCTCGATCGGACCGGCGCAGGCGTCCGAGACGATCCGCACCGGTCTGGCCATGGGCGCCGATCGCGGCATCCTGGTGAAGGCGGAAGGCACCGTCGAGCCGCTCGCCGTCGCCAAGATCCTGAAGAAGGTTGCGGAAGAAGAGCAGCCGGGCCTGATCATTCTCGGCAAGCAGGCGATCGACGACGACTCGAACCAGACCGGCCAGATGCTGGCCGCGCTGCTCGGCTGGTCGCAGGCGACCTTCGCCTCCAAGCTCGAGGTCGAAGGCTCCGACTTCACGGTGACGCGCGAAGTCGATGGCGGCCTCCAGACCGTGAAGCTGAAGGGACCGGCGATCGTCACCACCGACCTCCGCCTCAACGAGCCGCGCTACGCCTCGCTGCCCAACATCATGAAGGCGAAGAAGAAGCCGATCGCGGAGAAGACGGTCGCCGATTACGGCGTCGACATCGCCGCGCGCCTCGAGGTTCTGAAGACGGCTGAGCCCGCGGGCCGCAAGGCCGGCGTCAAGGTCAAGGACGTCGCCGAGCTGGTGTCGAAACTCAAGAACGAAGCCGGGGTGCTCTGA
- a CDS encoding electron transfer flavoprotein subunit alpha/FixB family protein — MTTLLIAEHDNASLKDATNKALTAAAALGADVEVLVAGQNAKAAADAAAKLAGVKKVLLADGDLYAHDLAEPLAALVVSLASGYDAIVAPATSRFKNVMPRIAALLDVMQISEIIKVVAPDTYERPIYAGNAIQTVKSKDAKKVITVRTSTFAAAGEGGSAPVETVAAAADPGLSTFVGEEVAKSDRPELTSAKIIVSGGRAMQSRENFAKYIEPLADKLGAGVGASRAAVDAGYAPNDWQVGQTGKVVAPELYVAVGISGAIQHLAGMKDSKVIVAINKDEDAPIFQVADYGLVADLYQAVPELTDELAKLGK; from the coding sequence ATGACGACGCTTCTGATTGCCGAACACGACAATGCGTCGCTCAAGGACGCCACCAACAAGGCCCTGACCGCAGCAGCCGCGCTCGGCGCGGATGTCGAGGTGCTGGTCGCCGGCCAGAACGCCAAGGCCGCGGCGGATGCCGCCGCCAAGCTCGCCGGCGTGAAGAAGGTGCTGCTCGCCGATGGCGACCTCTACGCGCACGATCTCGCCGAGCCGCTGGCTGCGCTGGTCGTGTCGCTGGCGTCCGGCTATGACGCGATCGTCGCGCCGGCGACCTCGCGCTTCAAGAACGTGATGCCGCGCATCGCCGCCCTGCTCGACGTCATGCAGATCTCGGAGATCATCAAGGTGGTCGCGCCCGATACCTATGAGCGTCCGATCTATGCCGGCAACGCCATTCAGACGGTGAAGTCGAAGGACGCCAAGAAGGTCATCACGGTCCGCACCTCCACCTTCGCCGCAGCGGGCGAGGGCGGCAGCGCCCCGGTCGAGACCGTGGCGGCGGCGGCCGATCCGGGCCTGTCGACTTTCGTCGGTGAGGAAGTCGCCAAGAGCGATCGTCCCGAGCTGACCTCGGCCAAGATCATCGTCTCCGGCGGCCGCGCCATGCAGAGCCGCGAGAATTTTGCCAAGTACATCGAGCCGCTCGCGGACAAGCTGGGCGCCGGTGTCGGTGCCTCGCGCGCCGCGGTCGACGCCGGCTATGCGCCGAACGACTGGCAGGTCGGCCAGACCGGCAAGGTCGTGGCCCCCGAGCTCTATGTCGCGGTCGGCATTTCCGGCGCGATCCAGCATCTGGCCGGCATGAAGGACTCCAAGGTGATCGTCGCGATCAACAAGGACGAGGACGCGCCGATCTTCCAGGTCGCCGATTACGGCCTGGTCGCCGATCTCTACCAGGCGGTTCCGGAGCTGACGGACGAACTCGCCAAGCTCGGCAAGTAA
- a CDS encoding 3-hydroxybutyryl-CoA dehydrogenase — MAAVIKKVGVIGAGQMGNGIAHVAALAGFDVVLNDVSADRLKSGMATINGNLARQVSKKAVTEDDKAKAVARIKLAEKLDDLADCDLVIETAVEKEEVKRKIFHELCAVLKPEAIVASDTSSISITRLAAATDRPERFIGIHFMNPVPLMELVELIRGIATDDSTFEAAKEFVGKLGKQVAVSEDFPAFIVNRILLPMINEAIYTLYEGVGNVEAIDAAMKLGAHHPMGPLELADFIGLDTCLSIMQVLHEGLADSKYRPCPLLVKYVEAGWLGRKTQRGFYDYRGAKPVPTR, encoded by the coding sequence ATGGCGGCAGTGATCAAGAAGGTCGGCGTGATCGGCGCGGGTCAGATGGGCAATGGCATCGCGCATGTCGCGGCGCTCGCCGGCTTCGACGTGGTGCTCAACGACGTTTCGGCCGACCGCCTCAAGTCGGGCATGGCCACCATCAACGGCAATCTGGCGCGACAGGTCTCCAAGAAGGCCGTCACCGAGGACGACAAGGCCAAGGCGGTCGCACGTATCAAGCTGGCCGAGAAGCTGGACGACCTCGCCGATTGCGATCTCGTCATCGAGACCGCGGTCGAGAAGGAAGAGGTCAAGCGCAAGATCTTCCACGAGCTCTGCGCCGTGTTGAAGCCGGAGGCGATCGTCGCTTCCGATACGTCCTCGATCTCGATCACGCGCCTCGCCGCCGCCACCGACCGCCCGGAACGCTTCATCGGCATTCATTTCATGAATCCGGTGCCGTTGATGGAACTGGTCGAGCTCATCCGCGGTATCGCCACCGACGATTCCACCTTCGAGGCCGCCAAGGAATTCGTCGGCAAGCTCGGCAAGCAGGTCGCGGTCTCCGAGGATTTCCCGGCCTTCATCGTCAACCGTATCCTGCTGCCGATGATCAACGAGGCGATCTACACGCTGTATGAAGGCGTCGGCAACGTCGAGGCGATTGACGCCGCGATGAAGCTCGGCGCCCACCATCCCATGGGTCCGCTCGAGCTCGCCGATTTCATCGGCCTCGACACCTGTCTCTCCATCATGCAGGTGCTGCACGAGGGGTTGGCCGATTCCAAGTACCGCCCGTGCCCGCTGCTGGTGAAATACGTCGAGGCCGGCTGGCTCGGCCGCAAGACCCAGCGCGGCTTCTACGACTACCGCGGCGCCAAGCCGGTGCCGACGCGCTGA
- a CDS encoding TlpA disulfide reductase family protein, with amino-acid sequence MLDKKPSATRRIPLVIATVAIGGLAGFAALYGFGLSRAPSGDPTCKSAVATAQKIAPLAHGEVAALTMASAPLKLPDLAFEDSDGKPKKLSDFRGKTLLVNLWATWCVPCRKEMPALDELQGKLSGPDFEVVAINIDTRDPEKPKSFLKEVNLTRLGYFSDQKAKVFQDLKAVGRALGMPTSVLVDPQGCEIATIAGPAEWASEDALKLIRAATGKAAASL; translated from the coding sequence ATGCTCGACAAAAAGCCCTCCGCCACGCGCCGGATCCCGCTCGTCATCGCCACCGTGGCGATCGGCGGGCTGGCCGGCTTCGCCGCGCTGTACGGGTTCGGCCTGAGCCGGGCGCCTTCAGGCGATCCGACCTGCAAGTCGGCGGTGGCGACGGCGCAGAAGATCGCCCCGCTCGCCCATGGCGAGGTCGCGGCGCTGACCATGGCAAGCGCCCCGCTGAAACTGCCCGACCTCGCCTTCGAGGATTCCGACGGCAAGCCGAAGAAGCTGTCCGACTTCCGCGGCAAGACCCTGCTGGTGAACCTCTGGGCGACCTGGTGCGTGCCTTGTCGAAAGGAGATGCCGGCGCTGGACGAGCTCCAGGGCAAGCTGTCGGGCCCGGATTTCGAGGTGGTGGCGATCAACATCGACACCCGCGACCCGGAGAAGCCGAAATCCTTCCTGAAAGAGGTCAATCTGACCCGGCTCGGCTATTTCAGCGACCAGAAAGCGAAGGTTTTTCAGGATCTTAAAGCCGTTGGACGGGCGCTGGGCATGCCCACCTCGGTGCTGGTCGACCCGCAGGGCTGCGAGATCGCGACGATTGCGGGGCCGGCGGAATGGGCGAGCGAGGACGCGCTCAAGCTGATCCGGGCGGCGACCGGCAAGGCCGCCGCGTCGCTTTGA
- the argH gene encoding argininosuccinate lyase — MSNKMWGGRFSERPDEIMEEINVSIDVDRHLYAQDIAASKAHAAMLANQGIITASDAKNIGKGLDTILSEIGNGGFEFKRALEDIHMNVESRLSELIGPAAGRLHTARSRNDQVATDFRLYVRDVIDETDAALAAFQQALVERALEHAATVMPGFTHLQTAQPVTFGHHLLAYVEMAARDRGRFQDARKRLNESPLGAAALAGTSFPIDRHATAKALAFDRPMANSLDAVSDRDFVLETLSAASICAVHMSRFAEEIVIWTSPLVGMIRLSDKFTTGSSIMPQKRNPDAAELVRAKTGRVIGALNGLLIVMKGLPLAYQKDMQEDKQGAMEGFAALSLAIRAMTGMVHDLVPDEAKMKAAAGEGYATATDLADWLVRTLKMPFREAHHVTGRIVAKAAEGGVALHELPLEEMQAIAPKITKDVLGVLSVESSVKSRTSFGGTAPKNVTSQAKAWAKRLEKERKLG; from the coding sequence ATGAGCAACAAGATGTGGGGCGGCCGGTTCTCGGAGCGTCCCGATGAGATCATGGAAGAGATCAACGTCTCCATCGACGTCGATCGTCACCTCTACGCCCAGGACATTGCCGCGTCCAAGGCCCACGCCGCGATGTTGGCCAATCAAGGCATCATCACGGCTTCTGATGCGAAAAATATCGGCAAGGGTCTAGACACAATCCTGTCAGAGATTGGCAACGGCGGCTTCGAATTCAAGCGCGCGCTCGAGGACATCCATATGAATGTCGAGAGCCGCCTGTCCGAGCTGATCGGCCCCGCGGCCGGCCGCTTGCACACCGCGCGCTCGCGCAACGACCAGGTCGCGACTGATTTCCGCCTGTACGTCCGCGACGTCATCGACGAGACCGATGCCGCGCTCGCGGCGTTCCAGCAGGCGCTGGTGGAACGCGCGCTGGAGCATGCCGCAACCGTCATGCCCGGCTTCACGCATCTGCAGACGGCGCAGCCCGTCACTTTCGGCCATCACCTGCTGGCCTATGTCGAGATGGCCGCGCGCGACCGCGGCCGCTTCCAGGACGCCCGCAAGCGGCTGAACGAATCGCCGCTGGGCGCGGCTGCACTCGCCGGCACCTCCTTCCCGATCGACCGCCACGCCACCGCGAAGGCGCTTGCCTTCGACCGCCCCATGGCGAACTCGCTCGACGCCGTCTCCGACCGCGACTTCGTGCTGGAGACGTTGTCGGCGGCCTCGATCTGCGCCGTGCACATGTCGCGCTTTGCCGAGGAGATCGTGATCTGGACCTCGCCGCTGGTCGGCATGATCCGGCTCAGTGACAAGTTCACCACCGGCTCCTCGATCATGCCGCAGAAGCGTAACCCGGACGCCGCCGAGCTGGTGCGCGCCAAGACCGGCCGCGTCATCGGCGCGCTCAACGGCCTGTTGATCGTCATGAAGGGCCTGCCGCTGGCCTATCAAAAGGACATGCAGGAGGACAAGCAGGGCGCCATGGAAGGGTTTGCCGCGCTGTCGCTGGCAATCCGCGCCATGACCGGCATGGTTCATGATCTCGTTCCCGACGAAGCCAAGATGAAGGCGGCCGCGGGCGAGGGCTACGCCACGGCGACCGATCTTGCCGACTGGCTGGTGCGGACGCTGAAGATGCCGTTCCGCGAGGCCCACCACGTCACCGGCCGCATCGTCGCCAAGGCCGCCGAGGGGGGCGTCGCGCTGCACGAGCTGCCGCTCGAGGAGATGCAGGCGATCGCGCCCAAGATCACGAAGGACGTGCTCGGCGTGCTCTCGGTCGAATCGTCGGTGAAGAGCCGGACCAGCTTCGGCGGCACCGCGCCGAAGAACGTGACGTCCCAGGCCAAGGCCTGGGCGAAGCGGCTGGAAAAAGAGCGAAAATTGGGCTGA
- a CDS encoding lipoprotein, with the protein MTSKFRPAGSGWAIIVLSLTALALAGCGRKGPLDLPPTASNAPVAAGAAPVDTETAAQKTPSLFDPTAGADAAPAAPKGRKKPFILDPLLDEPPGKK; encoded by the coding sequence GTGACGTCAAAGTTTCGCCCGGCCGGCTCGGGGTGGGCCATCATTGTCTTGAGCCTGACGGCGCTCGCGCTTGCCGGCTGTGGCCGCAAGGGCCCACTGGATCTGCCGCCGACTGCCTCCAACGCGCCTGTGGCCGCCGGCGCCGCGCCCGTCGATACCGAGACCGCAGCCCAGAAGACGCCGAGCCTGTTCGACCCGACTGCCGGCGCTGATGCCGCGCCCGCAGCGCCCAAGGGCCGGAAGAAACCGTTTATTCTCGACCCGCTCCTGGACGAACCTCCCGGCAAGAAATAA